A portion of the Sphaerochaeta pleomorpha str. Grapes genome contains these proteins:
- a CDS encoding branched-chain amino acid aminotransferase has protein sequence MEKKNIDWGNLGFAYMKTDSRYVSYWRNGSWDDGAMIGEADVTISESAGVLQYSQTCFEGLKAYTTEDGHIVTFRPDMNAQRMTETTQRLLMPSFPNERFIDALEKVVKANAAYVPPYGSGATLYIRPFLFGSGPVIGVAPSPEYTFRMFCTPVGPYFKGGVKPLRLQVSDYDRAAPNGTGHIKAGLNYAMSLYAGHVAHKNGFAENMFLDAATHTLVEETGGANFIFVTKDGKVVTPKSKTILPSITRRSLMQVARDYLHLETEERAVPLSEVSSFAECGLCGTAAVISPVYSIKTAKGEITFPSGEEKMGPVIQKLYDTLTGIQMGRIPAPEGWIHTIV, from the coding sequence ATGGAAAAGAAAAACATCGATTGGGGTAATCTGGGCTTTGCCTACATGAAAACAGATAGCCGATATGTTTCTTATTGGCGTAATGGATCATGGGACGATGGAGCCATGATTGGCGAAGCTGATGTAACCATAAGCGAAAGTGCCGGCGTGCTTCAATATTCCCAGACCTGCTTTGAAGGCCTCAAAGCCTACACAACCGAGGATGGGCATATCGTAACCTTCCGTCCCGACATGAATGCCCAACGAATGACTGAGACTACCCAGCGTTTGCTCATGCCCTCGTTTCCCAACGAACGCTTTATCGATGCGTTGGAGAAAGTAGTCAAAGCCAATGCCGCCTATGTACCTCCTTACGGCAGTGGTGCAACCTTGTACATACGGCCCTTCCTCTTTGGTAGTGGGCCTGTAATCGGGGTTGCCCCTTCCCCTGAATATACCTTCAGGATGTTCTGTACCCCTGTCGGCCCGTATTTCAAAGGAGGTGTCAAACCTTTGAGACTGCAAGTCAGTGATTATGACCGAGCTGCCCCGAATGGGACTGGCCATATCAAGGCGGGGTTGAACTACGCCATGAGCCTGTATGCAGGCCATGTTGCCCATAAGAACGGGTTTGCCGAGAATATGTTCCTCGATGCTGCCACCCATACACTGGTTGAAGAGACCGGCGGTGCAAATTTCATATTTGTGACTAAAGACGGAAAGGTCGTAACTCCCAAAAGTAAAACCATCCTTCCTTCCATAACCCGACGTTCCTTGATGCAGGTTGCCCGTGATTATCTTCATCTGGAGACAGAGGAGCGCGCAGTTCCACTTTCTGAGGTTTCCTCGTTTGCCGAATGCGGCTTATGTGGCACAGCTGCCGTAATCTCCCCGGTATATTCCATAAAGACAGCCAAAGGTGAGATTACGTTCCCCAGCGGGGAGGAGAAGATGGGTCCTGTTATCCAGAAACTCTATGATACGCTTACCGGGATCCAGATGGGAAGAATCCCAGCCCCTGAGGGCTGGATCCATACCATCGTCTAG
- a CDS encoding bifunctional diguanylate cyclase/phosphodiesterase, producing the protein MVYTTNIPSVRFHCLDDELWTVTEGGERLAAFLNYTQEQFTDRFFNSFLKTFPSEKKPSIGELQIFNVDGNITNCLIEKHGKRLSVSLDKVPGEQIVSVANMLDIGLFHFSGNHTIDIANDVFYRSIGCSKEVFLQKYSNDLTSLTGLLVPDSLQVVPIQLEEGGVSTLLFSLGENTGFCVEFDSEKRQELELYRQSLSQNGFQVWQYAIDRRCVLDHTFSNRDLEVLQPLHQRLEDGEMSCCATLFLNSLASDSHCYHVHYTREHDRALAVAQDVSVLPERHRHTFFEDQFSMAKSPDLLSFVKVDLTKDLVMKIHTYGLHLKHGSTPNHYSQWVSQRIHSIVSEEEKQIFQEKFSLKSLLEVASEGGLSVSMEFRTRDEFGVIRWQENRVILTYESESEDVYAAEFSRYITEKKKVELALTEKAVRDKDSGFYNRNTSAMMIEGALKNTNGTSSSYAIALIDIKALKQVTSPIKHSLVPHLAQLLRLGLYERCIIGRFDTSRFLVFFEQVDSVSQIRMKLERLSQMISNAYLFVPVPPTFWSNIGFFVGSYCNNESYTDLLEKVSLAMDKANDRGRNQIVSFDWSNGVFAGENYTPATNLDENAQGVLLGCIDATLSSDNLDSTLPLVLSQLGMYYKARRVCLLTEERVGILEIIASWEPAQASHSFGLFETDPFDFILKAHEVVHLKGSEINIKAPCFAGFDLLVGRLKVWGMEKGYIVVVGPNASDLSVLNHSVQLVSSEMTKRRLLDRQEYLVYHDPITGLLNFNGYNQYVSTLREDALSSIGLALVDINNLRDLNKNYGKEYGNEMVSLVSSKIQKLFPDSALFRISGDEFVIICQDLTYESFNKKIARLSSDLEKEKPNSFTLGQAWSENDLHISVLFNQANIVLDARKQNTLDRSSKQADFHFAINALVEAINRGEYVVFLQPKVNSISSKVCGAEALIRRLDPKLGLVSPSRFIAQLEKDGLVKFIDLFVFRQVCQTLRHWIDEGTTLLPISLNFSRVTLLDEDLVPSMLRIKEEYQVDSKYIEIEITESFGALERNLVRKVVQAISDAGFCICIDDFGSEYSNLSTLTSLPLGILKLDKSLIDNLCTSTNSQVFVDGFVSICRKLGILTVAEGVETENQKNMVIQMGCDMIQGYFYDKPISIGSFEQKYMAEK; encoded by the coding sequence ATGGTTTATACTACCAATATTCCAAGTGTGAGGTTTCATTGCCTTGACGATGAGCTTTGGACGGTTACCGAGGGCGGCGAGAGACTGGCAGCTTTCCTCAATTATACGCAGGAACAATTTACGGATCGGTTTTTCAACTCTTTTCTCAAGACCTTCCCCAGTGAAAAGAAACCCTCGATCGGTGAACTGCAGATTTTTAACGTTGATGGAAACATAACTAACTGCCTTATTGAGAAACATGGAAAGAGGCTTTCTGTGTCACTTGATAAAGTACCAGGTGAACAAATCGTTTCTGTGGCCAACATGCTTGATATTGGCCTTTTTCATTTTTCCGGGAACCATACGATAGATATTGCAAATGATGTTTTTTATCGCTCTATTGGCTGTAGCAAAGAAGTGTTTTTGCAAAAATATTCCAATGACCTCACTTCACTTACCGGTTTGCTTGTCCCTGATTCCTTACAGGTTGTTCCCATTCAACTTGAAGAGGGAGGGGTCTCCACGCTTCTGTTCAGTTTGGGTGAGAATACAGGTTTTTGTGTCGAATTTGATTCTGAAAAGCGTCAGGAATTGGAATTGTACAGGCAATCGCTATCGCAAAACGGGTTTCAGGTTTGGCAGTACGCTATAGACCGGCGATGTGTTCTCGATCATACCTTCTCAAATAGAGACCTTGAGGTCCTCCAGCCTTTGCACCAAAGGTTGGAAGACGGTGAGATGTCCTGTTGTGCAACGTTGTTTCTCAATTCCTTGGCTTCTGATTCCCATTGCTATCACGTGCACTATACAAGGGAACATGACAGGGCCTTGGCTGTGGCCCAAGATGTGTCGGTTTTACCTGAACGTCATCGGCATACATTTTTTGAAGACCAGTTCAGCATGGCGAAATCCCCGGACCTGCTTTCCTTTGTCAAGGTAGACCTGACAAAGGATCTCGTGATGAAAATTCATACATATGGGTTGCATTTGAAGCACGGGTCCACCCCTAATCATTATTCGCAATGGGTTTCCCAGCGAATCCACTCGATTGTCAGCGAGGAAGAAAAACAGATATTCCAAGAAAAATTCAGCCTGAAATCCCTGCTGGAAGTAGCTTCCGAAGGGGGCTTGAGTGTTTCCATGGAGTTTAGGACCCGTGATGAATTCGGCGTGATCAGGTGGCAGGAAAACCGGGTCATTCTCACGTATGAAAGTGAGAGTGAAGATGTCTATGCCGCTGAATTTTCCCGATATATAACCGAAAAGAAAAAAGTTGAGCTTGCCCTGACTGAGAAAGCCGTCCGGGACAAAGATAGTGGATTCTACAACCGTAATACGTCTGCCATGATGATTGAAGGAGCATTGAAGAATACCAATGGGACAAGTTCCTCCTATGCCATCGCCTTGATCGATATCAAAGCCTTGAAACAGGTTACTTCACCTATCAAGCACTCCCTTGTGCCCCATTTGGCGCAACTTTTACGCTTGGGACTGTATGAAAGATGCATCATCGGTCGGTTCGATACTTCTCGTTTTCTCGTGTTTTTCGAACAAGTCGATAGTGTTTCCCAGATTCGGATGAAACTTGAAAGACTTTCCCAGATGATTTCCAACGCCTATCTGTTTGTTCCTGTGCCACCAACATTCTGGAGTAACATTGGTTTCTTTGTTGGTTCTTACTGCAATAATGAAAGTTACACGGATTTGCTGGAGAAAGTCTCCCTTGCCATGGATAAAGCCAACGACAGGGGACGGAACCAGATTGTTTCCTTTGATTGGTCGAATGGGGTGTTTGCAGGGGAGAATTACACCCCGGCAACCAATCTTGATGAAAATGCGCAAGGCGTCTTGCTTGGATGCATTGATGCCACACTCTCTTCCGATAATCTTGATTCAACCCTGCCTTTGGTGCTCTCCCAGTTAGGGATGTATTACAAAGCACGTAGGGTTTGCCTGCTTACCGAAGAAAGGGTAGGGATTCTGGAGATTATCGCCAGCTGGGAACCTGCCCAGGCTAGCCATTCTTTTGGTCTGTTTGAAACCGATCCCTTCGATTTTATTTTGAAAGCCCATGAGGTGGTACATCTCAAAGGGTCTGAAATCAACATAAAGGCTCCGTGCTTTGCCGGATTTGACCTGTTGGTCGGAAGGCTGAAAGTCTGGGGGATGGAAAAAGGGTATATCGTTGTGGTGGGGCCGAATGCGAGCGATCTTTCGGTGTTGAACCATTCGGTACAACTGGTTTCGAGTGAAATGACCAAGCGCAGGTTGCTCGACCGGCAGGAGTATCTGGTCTACCATGACCCGATAACGGGGTTGCTGAACTTTAATGGGTATAACCAATATGTTTCCACGTTGCGTGAGGATGCACTTTCTTCCATAGGCCTTGCCCTTGTTGATATCAACAACCTCAGGGACTTGAATAAGAACTATGGGAAAGAATATGGAAACGAGATGGTCAGCCTGGTTTCCTCAAAAATCCAAAAATTGTTTCCAGACAGTGCACTGTTTCGTATTTCAGGTGATGAGTTCGTAATCATCTGCCAAGACCTTACCTATGAGTCTTTCAACAAGAAAATCGCAAGGCTTTCCAGTGACCTGGAGAAAGAAAAACCGAATTCCTTTACCCTTGGACAGGCCTGGTCTGAAAATGACTTGCACATTTCTGTTTTGTTCAATCAGGCGAATATCGTGTTGGATGCACGTAAGCAGAATACGCTCGACCGTTCGTCAAAGCAGGCAGATTTCCATTTTGCCATCAATGCTTTGGTAGAGGCGATCAACCGAGGGGAATATGTAGTATTCCTCCAACCGAAGGTCAATTCGATTTCCTCAAAGGTGTGCGGGGCAGAGGCACTGATCAGAAGGCTGGACCCCAAACTTGGTTTGGTCTCCCCCTCGCGGTTCATTGCGCAGCTTGAAAAGGATGGGTTGGTAAAATTTATCGATCTTTTCGTGTTCAGGCAGGTCTGTCAGACTCTCCGGCATTGGATTGATGAGGGGACTACCTTGTTGCCGATTTCCTTGAATTTCTCCCGTGTAACACTTCTGGATGAAGATCTGGTCCCTTCCATGCTGAGAATCAAGGAAGAGTATCAAGTTGACAGCAAATACATAGAAATAGAGATTACCGAAAGTTTCGGGGCCTTGGAGAGAAACCTTGTCAGAAAAGTTGTCCAGGCAATTTCCGATGCGGGGTTCTGCATCTGTATCGATGATTTTGGTTCCGAATATAGCAACCTCAGTACGCTGACCTCACTCCCGCTAGGAATTCTGAAACTTGATAAAAGCCTGATAGACAATCTCTGTACCAGTACGAACAGCCAGGTATTTGTCGACGGTTTTGTCTCGATATGCCGAAAGCTTGGTATTCTCACGGTAGCCGAAGGTGTTGAGACAGAAAACCAGAAAAATATGGTCATTCAGATGGGTTGTGATATGATCCAGGGCTATTTTTATGACAAACCAATCTCGATTGGGAGTTTTGAACAGAAATATATGGCAGAAAAATAG
- a CDS encoding sugar phosphate isomerase/epimerase family protein, translating into MKRIVTLASGQFGDMSLETLCPLAKEMGFEGLELATHAHFDVQKALSDPTYVPYVLGLLKDNGLQCLALSAHLSGQCVCDQWDERLDTFAPAPLAGQPEAIRLWAIQEMKDTAKAAHMMGIHIVTGFTGSPIWARWYSYPQTSPKMIDEGFRLVYDNWTPIFDVFDEYQVKFALEVHPTEIAFDYYTTERLLELFGHRPTLGLNFDPSHLLWQGIDEVGFVRNFSSHIYHVHMKDVKMNTDGKGGLLGSFLPFGDTRRAWDFVSVGHGNVDFDGIVRELNRCGYCGPLSVEWEDSGMDRKYGATESCQYVKKMNFTPSSIAFDSALKTD; encoded by the coding sequence ATGAAACGTATTGTAACGCTTGCCTCGGGGCAATTTGGAGATATGAGTTTGGAAACGCTCTGCCCTTTGGCGAAAGAAATGGGATTTGAGGGGTTGGAGTTGGCTACCCATGCTCATTTTGATGTACAGAAAGCCCTTTCTGATCCAACCTATGTTCCCTATGTGCTTGGTCTTCTCAAAGATAACGGGTTGCAATGTCTGGCACTCAGTGCCCATTTGAGTGGCCAGTGTGTCTGTGACCAATGGGATGAAAGATTGGATACGTTTGCACCGGCACCATTGGCCGGGCAACCGGAGGCCATTCGCCTCTGGGCAATCCAGGAGATGAAGGATACGGCAAAGGCTGCACATATGATGGGAATCCATATTGTTACAGGATTTACCGGGTCGCCTATCTGGGCACGGTGGTATTCCTATCCTCAGACTTCCCCCAAGATGATTGATGAAGGGTTTCGCCTTGTCTATGATAACTGGACCCCGATTTTCGATGTTTTTGACGAGTATCAGGTGAAATTTGCACTGGAAGTCCATCCTACGGAGATTGCCTTTGACTATTATACCACCGAGCGGCTTCTTGAGTTGTTTGGTCATCGCCCTACCTTGGGCTTGAACTTCGACCCAAGCCACTTGCTTTGGCAGGGTATCGACGAAGTAGGGTTTGTACGGAATTTCAGTTCCCATATCTACCATGTCCATATGAAGGACGTGAAAATGAATACCGACGGAAAAGGTGGCCTCCTTGGATCTTTCCTTCCTTTTGGGGATACCCGCAGGGCATGGGATTTTGTTTCAGTCGGACATGGGAATGTCGATTTTGATGGTATTGTCCGGGAATTGAACCGCTGTGGCTATTGTGGCCCTCTTTCGGTGGAATGGGAAGATTCGGGCATGGACAGAAAATACGGGGCAACGGAAAGCTGCCAGTATGTGAAGAAGATGAATTTTACCCCCTCTTCTATTGCCTTTGACAGTGCCCTGAAAACCGATTGA
- a CDS encoding Gfo/Idh/MocA family protein, with protein sequence MNIGIIGAGGMASYHYQGFVKAGATVVAVVDNNPLKAKVFAEKNHIANTFGSLKEMLAAMPDLDAVSVVTPNKFHKELTLEALNSGKHVYCEKPPARNASEMQEMYDAALKSGKTLLFDFNNRARAEAQALATYIGKGEVGTINSAQATWIRRAGIPGFGGWFTDKEFAGGGPVIDLLHMIDLALYFMGFPEPEYVLASTFSDFMGNPVFKGPWGIADGTGVMDVETACHAMITFTGGQCLSVRNSWAEMNEREVVSVVFQGSKAGGKIERLFERDGYDETSIDTCTLYTEEYGKQVNREILCEKDETMGRLANAMNFVQVVSQGAKPLNTPDQALRLMKITDAIYESARTNKPVRIQQEK encoded by the coding sequence GTGAATATTGGGATTATCGGTGCAGGGGGTATGGCCTCCTATCATTACCAAGGGTTCGTAAAGGCTGGGGCAACTGTGGTAGCCGTTGTTGATAACAACCCGTTGAAAGCAAAGGTGTTCGCTGAGAAAAACCATATTGCAAATACTTTTGGCTCTCTTAAAGAGATGCTGGCAGCTATGCCGGACCTTGATGCCGTTTCTGTCGTGACCCCGAATAAATTTCATAAAGAACTTACCTTGGAAGCTCTTAATAGCGGGAAGCATGTGTATTGCGAGAAACCTCCGGCAAGGAATGCCAGTGAGATGCAAGAGATGTATGACGCTGCTCTCAAATCAGGGAAAACCTTATTGTTTGATTTCAATAACCGGGCCAGGGCAGAGGCCCAGGCGCTGGCGACCTATATTGGGAAGGGGGAGGTTGGAACCATCAATTCTGCCCAGGCAACCTGGATCAGGCGTGCCGGAATCCCCGGATTCGGCGGTTGGTTTACCGATAAGGAGTTCGCCGGGGGTGGCCCGGTGATCGACCTTTTGCATATGATCGATTTAGCTCTTTACTTTATGGGTTTTCCGGAGCCTGAATATGTTCTGGCTTCGACGTTCTCAGATTTTATGGGAAATCCTGTATTTAAAGGTCCTTGGGGTATTGCTGATGGAACAGGGGTAATGGATGTCGAGACTGCCTGCCATGCCATGATTACTTTTACAGGTGGGCAGTGTCTTTCGGTGCGCAATTCCTGGGCGGAGATGAACGAGCGTGAAGTAGTATCGGTAGTATTCCAGGGTAGCAAAGCCGGAGGGAAAATAGAAAGACTGTTCGAGCGGGATGGCTATGACGAGACAAGTATCGATACGTGTACGTTGTATACAGAGGAGTATGGGAAACAGGTCAACCGGGAGATCCTTTGCGAAAAGGATGAGACAATGGGGCGTCTTGCCAATGCAATGAACTTTGTCCAGGTTGTCTCGCAAGGGGCGAAGCCTCTCAATACCCCTGACCAGGCATTACGGCTGATGAAAATTACCGATGCAATCTACGAGTCGGCCAGAACCAACAAACCCGTACGCATCCAACAGGAGAAATAA
- a CDS encoding ABC transporter permease, producing the protein MKALALNGKLGKASWRNLTTNYSHWLSFILLMIVAVIVSPSFLSWNNITNQFVQGAVVGICAMGMSLIISSGMIDLSVGSSVALISALGVNVLNSQHSLLLCLVFCLVAGMLVGLINGLLVTKGRIAPFIVTLATMSAWRSVINQLGQGGPFTVDKTMYASFRNIAAGRTLGIPNLMLFLIIVTVVTALLMSKTKFGTYVYAVGSNQQAARLSGIHVDRVKTLIFTYAGTLYGLAAFLLASRLTSIQAASAGSGYEMDAIAAVAIGGTSMEGGRGKIIGTFLGVLMLRIINTVLIMANVPPFLNGLVTGVIIIVAVLAQSSKKGK; encoded by the coding sequence GTGAAGGCACTAGCATTGAATGGCAAGTTGGGAAAAGCGTCATGGAGAAACTTGACTACGAATTATAGTCATTGGCTGAGTTTCATCCTTTTGATGATAGTCGCAGTCATAGTCAGCCCTTCCTTCCTGTCCTGGAATAATATTACCAACCAGTTCGTCCAGGGGGCGGTAGTTGGCATATGCGCTATGGGAATGAGTCTGATTATATCATCTGGAATGATTGACCTGTCCGTTGGGTCTTCCGTTGCACTGATCAGCGCACTCGGAGTAAATGTGCTCAATAGCCAGCATAGCCTCTTGCTTTGCCTGGTATTCTGTCTTGTTGCAGGTATGCTCGTTGGCTTAATCAACGGGTTGCTGGTCACCAAAGGGCGAATAGCCCCGTTCATTGTTACCTTGGCAACAATGTCTGCCTGGAGGTCTGTCATAAACCAGTTGGGTCAAGGTGGTCCTTTCACAGTTGACAAGACTATGTATGCTTCTTTCCGCAATATTGCAGCAGGGCGCACTCTGGGTATTCCCAATCTGATGCTTTTTCTCATCATTGTTACGGTTGTGACCGCTCTTTTGATGTCCAAGACGAAGTTCGGAACCTACGTCTATGCAGTTGGGTCCAACCAACAGGCTGCACGGCTTTCGGGTATACATGTCGATCGGGTAAAAACCCTGATTTTTACATATGCCGGAACTCTCTACGGGTTGGCTGCCTTTCTGCTTGCCAGTCGCCTGACCTCAATTCAGGCTGCCAGTGCCGGCAGTGGGTATGAAATGGATGCCATCGCTGCAGTAGCGATTGGGGGAACCTCCATGGAAGGGGGGCGAGGGAAAATAATCGGTACCTTCCTTGGTGTGCTAATGTTACGTATAATAAACACGGTACTGATAATGGCAAATGTCCCGCCATTCCTCAATGGGTTGGTAACAGGTGTTATTATCATCGTGGCTGTCCTTGCCCAATCAAGCAAGAAAGGAAAGTAG
- a CDS encoding sugar ABC transporter ATP-binding protein has product MRLEMKHISKSFGPVRALKDVSFDVQSGEIHGLLGENGAGKTTLMNVLAGTFPQDSGNIIIDGKEVFGMTPKKSNDLKIRFIHQELNLCNDLKVYQNMFLGEEYSKHGWKVDKERELIHAQQVLDSMNTGIDASTVVSELDTAQKQLVEIARALLFESELIIMDEPTTALNSKEIEKLFSIMSALKEKSVSFIYISHKMPELFSICDRYTVLRDGEFIQSGFFKDINEQGATELLIGKRFVAATIRSARAVPATSGMVLKATNLCGASFKDISFTLHQGEIVVFTGLQGSGTDELATSLFGASRLTGGTVETKNGLLDMRSIRDVMRSGIGMIPRNRKERGILPDLSIRNNNSLAFFTAKHNKPFVNRKEEIERFEKSRKRLEIKVSSDLDLITSLSGGNQQKVILSRWLELDSDVYIMDNPTQGIDVGAKFAIYKLVVELAEQGKSVLFFTSEYPEIHQLADRCFVLYKGEISAQLTREEFSEELIMACSTGTHREAHK; this is encoded by the coding sequence ATGAGATTGGAAATGAAACACATCTCGAAGTCTTTCGGTCCGGTAAGGGCATTGAAAGACGTTTCCTTTGATGTGCAAAGCGGGGAAATCCATGGGCTGCTAGGGGAAAACGGGGCAGGCAAGACAACGTTGATGAACGTGTTGGCCGGTACCTTCCCCCAGGATTCAGGCAATATTATAATTGATGGAAAGGAAGTTTTCGGTATGACACCGAAAAAATCCAATGATTTGAAAATAAGGTTTATCCATCAGGAATTGAATCTATGTAATGATTTGAAAGTATATCAGAATATGTTCCTCGGTGAGGAATACTCTAAACATGGCTGGAAAGTAGACAAAGAACGGGAACTGATACATGCCCAGCAGGTGCTCGATTCCATGAACACCGGTATCGATGCATCGACCGTGGTTTCAGAGCTCGATACGGCACAGAAACAATTGGTTGAAATTGCAAGGGCTCTCCTGTTTGAATCAGAACTCATCATCATGGATGAACCGACAACTGCCCTCAACAGCAAGGAAATCGAAAAACTATTCTCGATTATGTCTGCATTGAAGGAAAAATCAGTCAGTTTTATCTATATTTCCCATAAAATGCCTGAACTCTTTTCCATATGCGACCGCTATACGGTACTCAGGGATGGGGAATTTATCCAGTCAGGCTTCTTTAAGGATATCAATGAGCAGGGAGCGACTGAATTATTGATTGGAAAGCGGTTCGTGGCAGCAACTATCCGCTCTGCCCGGGCTGTGCCTGCAACTTCTGGTATGGTACTCAAGGCAACGAATCTGTGTGGTGCGAGCTTCAAGGATATTTCTTTCACCCTACACCAAGGTGAGATTGTTGTGTTTACCGGTCTGCAGGGTTCTGGCACCGATGAGTTGGCTACTTCCCTGTTCGGTGCAAGCAGATTGACCGGCGGTACGGTAGAAACGAAAAACGGGCTGTTGGACATGCGCTCGATTCGCGATGTCATGCGAAGCGGTATCGGAATGATTCCCAGGAATCGAAAAGAAAGAGGGATTTTGCCGGATCTGAGTATTCGCAACAATAATTCATTGGCTTTCTTTACCGCAAAACATAACAAGCCGTTTGTGAACAGAAAAGAAGAGATCGAACGGTTCGAAAAGAGCCGAAAACGGCTTGAAATCAAAGTTTCCAGCGACCTTGATTTGATAACCTCCCTTTCGGGTGGCAACCAGCAGAAGGTTATTCTCAGCCGTTGGCTTGAACTCGACTCCGATGTCTATATCATGGACAACCCGACACAGGGAATCGACGTCGGGGCGAAATTTGCAATCTATAAATTGGTAGTGGAATTGGCCGAACAGGGTAAATCGGTACTTTTCTTTACCAGTGAATATCCAGAAATCCACCAATTGGCCGATCGCTGCTTTGTGTTATACAAGGGAGAAATATCGGCTCAACTCACGAGGGAAGAATTCTCGGAAGAATTGATTATGGCATGTTCTACCGGTACGCATAGGGAGGCGCACAAGTGA
- a CDS encoding substrate-binding domain-containing protein, whose translation MKKVLVGLAIMLVATSFVFAAGTGEQGKSTKKQLMGVVTPSADHGFTAESIRHCEAQVKALAAANGFDYRFMTAAESGEQSNAVETILGMKPTVMVLWPVTGDELRSAAQSVMEAKVPLIVYDRFIEGLTPTAEISGDNVAIGEGAGRYFNDFFKADLAKGTVNYLEFKGDSSTVPMERTNGFLSTADKNFTLDQSFVTNWSQQTAMEQMENFLNTKSVAEIESIKAIWTHDDEIVFGIVEALKNYHGSAKINIRLINGVSAGMGFMDLFENSGLKGIDFMTYTFSPSMVRDAVDLGYKVMKGETLEKNYKVPTEMIDKTNFKAYMQSDMYKTRYSL comes from the coding sequence ATGAAGAAAGTTCTCGTAGGACTCGCAATTATGCTGGTTGCAACAAGCTTTGTTTTTGCTGCAGGAACAGGTGAACAGGGAAAAAGTACCAAGAAACAGTTGATGGGTGTGGTAACCCCCAGTGCAGACCATGGCTTTACCGCTGAGTCTATCCGTCATTGCGAAGCCCAGGTGAAGGCCCTTGCTGCTGCCAACGGGTTTGACTACCGGTTCATGACAGCTGCTGAGTCTGGGGAGCAGAGTAATGCTGTCGAAACCATACTCGGTATGAAACCGACGGTAATGGTTCTTTGGCCGGTGACCGGAGATGAACTGCGCAGTGCAGCCCAGTCGGTGATGGAAGCGAAAGTACCCTTGATTGTCTATGATCGTTTCATTGAAGGGCTTACCCCGACTGCCGAGATCTCTGGCGACAATGTTGCCATTGGTGAAGGTGCTGGACGATATTTCAATGATTTCTTCAAGGCAGATCTTGCCAAGGGAACGGTAAATTACCTTGAATTCAAGGGTGATAGCTCGACGGTACCTATGGAAAGGACCAATGGTTTTCTTTCAACTGCAGATAAAAACTTTACACTTGACCAGTCCTTCGTAACCAACTGGAGCCAGCAGACTGCTATGGAACAGATGGAAAACTTCCTCAACACCAAGAGTGTTGCAGAGATTGAATCCATCAAGGCAATCTGGACCCATGACGATGAAATTGTCTTTGGCATTGTCGAAGCCCTGAAGAATTACCATGGTTCTGCAAAGATTAACATTCGTTTGATCAACGGTGTATCAGCAGGGATGGGATTCATGGATCTGTTCGAGAATTCCGGCTTGAAGGGTATTGATTTCATGACCTATACCTTCTCTCCTTCAATGGTTCGTGATGCCGTCGATCTTGGTTACAAGGTAATGAAAGGCGAAACACTTGAAAAGAACTACAAGGTTCCTACGGAGATGATAGACAAGACCAATTTCAAGGCTTACATGCAGAGTGATATGTACAAGACCCGTTACAGCCTCTAG